Proteins encoded within one genomic window of Chroicocephalus ridibundus chromosome 7, bChrRid1.1, whole genome shotgun sequence:
- the ARL4C gene encoding ADP-ribosylation factor-like protein 4C: MGNISSNISAFQSLHIVMLGLDSAGKTTVLYRLKFNEFVNTVPTIGFNTEKIRLSNGTAKGISCHFWDVGGQEKLRPLWKSYSRCTDGIIYVVDSVDVDRLEEAKTELHKVTKFAENQGTPLLVIANKQDLPKSLPVAEIEKQLALHELTPSTTYHIQPACAIIGEGLTEGMDKLYEMILKRRKSLKQKKKR, encoded by the coding sequence ATGGGGAACATCTCCTCCAACATCTCCGCCTTCCAGTCCCTGCACATCGTCATGCTGGGCCTGGACTCGGCGGGCAAGACGACGGTGCTTTACCGGCTGAAGTTCAACGAGTTCGTCAACACCGTGCCCACCATCGGTTTCAACACAGAGAAGATCCGGCTGAGCAACGGGACGGCTAAGGGCATCAGCTGCCACTTCTGGGACGTGGGCGGTCAGGAGAAGCTGCGCCCGCTCTGGAAGTCCTACAGCCGCTGCACCGATGGCATCATCTACGTGGTGGACTCAGTGGACGTGGACCGGCTGGAGGAGGCCAAAACGGAGCTGCACAAGGTGACCAAGTTCGCCGAGAACCAGGGCACCCCGCTGCTGGTCATCGCCAACAAGCAGGACctgcccaagtccctgccggTGGCCGAGATCGAGAAGCAGCTGGCCCTCCACGAGCTGACCCCTTCCACCACCTACCACATCCAGCCCGCCTGCGCCATCATCGGCGAGGGGCTCACGGAGGGCATGGACAAGCTCTACGAGATGATCCTGAAGCGGAGGAAGTCCCTCAAGCAGAAGAAGAAGCGGTAG